Proteins encoded within one genomic window of Vidua macroura isolate BioBank_ID:100142 chromosome 2, ASM2450914v1, whole genome shotgun sequence:
- the CDX2 gene encoding homeobox protein CDX-2, with protein sequence MYVSYLLEKDGPMYPGPVRHSGGLNLAAQNFVGAPQYADYGGYHVNLDGAQSPGPAWPAPYAAPLRDDWGTYGQGAPPAAGAVHGLNGGSPAAPMAYSPADYHHHHHHPHAHHHAGPAPHCSAGVMQPLNAASAAASAAPEPLSPGGQRRGLCEWMRKPAQPPLSSQVKTRTKDKYRVVYTDHQRLELEKEFHYSRYITIRRKAELASNLGLSERQVKIWFQNRRAKERKINKKKLQQAQPGGAEPLSPSASLQGPAAGAAAAGLGPAAPQ encoded by the exons ATGTACGTGAGCTACCTCCTGGAGAAGGACGGGCCCATGTACCCCGGCCCGGTGCGGCACTCGGGGGGGCTTAACCTGGCGGCGCAGAACTTCGTTGGTGCCCCGCAGTACGCGGACTACGGCGGGTACCATGTGAACCTCGACGGCGCCCAGTCCCCGGGGCCGGCCTGGCCCGCGCCCTACGCCGCCCCGCTCCGCGACGACTGGGGCACCTATGGCCAAGGGGCACCGCCGGCCGCCGGCGCCGTCCATGGCCTCAACGGGGGCTCCCCCGCCGCCCCCATGGCCTACAGCCCCGCCGactaccaccaccaccaccaccacccgcACGCCCACCACCATGCCGGCCCCGCGCCCCACTGCTCCGCCGGGGTCATGCAGCCCCTCAAcgccgccagcgccgccgccagcgccgccccCGAGCCGCTCTCCCCCGGTGGGCAGCGCCGCGGCCTCTGCGAGTGGATGAGGAAGCCGGCGCAGCCCCCGCTCAGCAGCCAGG TTAAAACCAGGACGAAAGACAAGTACCGCGTCGTGTACACCGACCACCAGcggctggagctggagaaggagttTCACTACAGCCGCTATATCACCATCAGGAGAAAAGCGGAGCTGGCCTCCAACCTGGGGCTGTCGGAGAGGCAG GTGAAAATCTGGTTCCAGAATAGGCGGGCGAAGGAGAGGAAGATCAACAagaagaagctgcagcaggCGCAGCCCGGCGGCGCggagcccctcagccccagcgCCTCCTTGCAGGGtcccgcggcgggggcggccgccgccgggctgggccccgccgccccgcagTGA